One Pirellulales bacterium genomic window, TTTACGTCCGCCACAACGCCGGCATCGGCCTGCAATGTTTTGCGGCCGGGCTGCTGCTGGGCGTGGGAGGGCTGTTCATCACCGTGGCCAACGCGGCGGTCCTCGGCGCCGTGTTCGGGCACATGGCCGCGCTGCCGCAACGGACCAATTTCTTTCACTTCGTCACCGCCCACGGGCCGTTCGAGCTGACGGCCATCGTGCTGGCGGCGGCGGCCGGCATGCGGCTGGGCTTCGCCATGATCGATACGAAGGGCATGACCCGCGGGGCCTCGCTGCGGTTGGCCGCCAAAGAAGCCGTGACGAGCGTCTCTTTGAGCGTCCTCTTGTTCTGCCTGGCCGCGTTTATCGAGGCGTATATTTCGCCGTCCTCGCTGCCATACTCCGCCAAGGCATCGGTGGCCGTCACGTCGGCGGGACTGCTCTTGATCTACCTGGTGGTCTTGGGATATCCGCGAGGCGGCCGCGATGCAACTCGATAAGACGCGCATCGCCATTCGCGAGCGGAGCTTTCTCGACATTCTCGACCTGGCCTTGTCGGTATTGCGCCAACACGCCGGGCCGCTGGCACTGGCTCTCTTGGCCGGCGCCGTGCCCGCCGCGCTCCTGAACCATTGGTTGCTGCAAGGCTTGCTGACCGAAAGCGGGTCCGAGGTCGTCTGGTATCTGTTCTTGATGGCGCTGCTCGTTTACTTGGAGATGCCGTTGGCGACGGCGCCCGTCACGCTTTACCTGGGTCAGGCCCTGTTCGTCGAGCGGCCCAGCGCCGCCCGCTTAATCAGGGACTTCGTCACCTCCTTGCCGCAGATGGTGCTCTATCAACTCGCGCCGCGTGTCCTGTTCATACCGCTCTTCATCACGCTACCGGTGCCATTTCTGGGGTGGCCCTATTTGGGCGAGATTATTTTGCTGGAACGCAATCCTTGGCGAAAGCGTTTGCCGGCCGGCACCAGCACCCTGAGCCGCAGCGGCAACATGCACGGCCGCAACCGCGGCGAGTTGCTCACTCGATGGATGGGGTCGGTCATGCTGGGCACCCTTCTGCTGTTCGTGTTTTGGCGGTCGTTGTGGTTTCTGGCGGAAGTGCTGACGGGCCAACTCGACGACGTGACTCCGCAGTGTACCGTTTGGCTGCCGGCGGCGCTGTGGCTGGTGCTCGGCTATTTTGCGATCGTCCGGTTTTTAAGCTATCTCGACTTGCGCATTCGCACCGAGGGTTGGGAGATCGAGTTGTTGCTGCGGGCCGAGGCGGTCCGGCTGGGCCGGCAGATCAGCTAGCACGCTGTCAGCCCTCCCTTGATCGACGGCGCCAACCTTCGTAGGGTGGGACCAGCGAGCTTGCGAGCGCCGGCCCACCATGAAAACGACGCCGGTATCGGTGGGCCGGCGCTCGCAATCTCGCTGGTCCCACCCTACCGCTGCATCCATCAATCGACGAATGACAGAGCACTAGCTGTCTCTTGCCGCCCGCTCCACGCCCCCCAAGTCTCGATATGCCCCGAGTTATTGTGCTTGACATCCTGGCCCGCGAGGGTCTCGAACTCTTCGCGGCCGCGCCCGGCATCGAATACGAAGTCCGCACCGGCCTGTCGGGCGACGCTCTGCACTCCGCCCTGGCCGAGTTCGACGGCGCGATCCTGCGCAGCGGTGTGAAGATCACGGCCGACAGCCTGGCGGGCAACCGGCGGTTGAAGGCCATCGTTCGGGCAGGCGTGGGGACCGACAATATCGACAAGGCCGCCGCCACCCGCTTGGGCATCGTGGTGATGAACACGCCCACCGGCAACACGCTGAGCACGGCCGAACACACCATCGCCATGATGATGGCCCTTTCGCGGAACATCGCCTCCGCTTATCAAAGCCTGCTGGAGGGCCGCTGGGAGCGGAACCGTTACATGGGCAGCCAGCTTGCCGACAAGACCATCGGCATCGTCGGCCTGGGCCGCATCGGCCAGGCCGTGGCCGTCCGCTGCCGTGCCCTGGAGATGCGGGTGCTCGGCTACGACCCGTTCGTCACGCAGGAGCGGGCCCGAGAGTTGGGCGTGGAGATGTTCGCCACCGTGCCCGAAATGCTGCCGCACGTCGATTACCTCACCGTCCACACTCCTCTGACGCCCGAAACCCGCAATTTAATCAGCGCGAAAGAAATCGAACTGATGCGGCCCGGCGTGCGGCTGATCAACTGCGCCCGTGGCGGCATCTATGACGAAGCGGCCCTGGTCGAGGGGTTGAAGGGCGGCAAGCTGGGCGGCGTGGCGCTCGACGTGTTCACGCAAGAACCGTGTACCAGCAGCCCGCTGTTCGGCATGCCCAACGTGCTCTGCACGCCCCACCTGGGCGCCAGCACCGAAGAAGCGCAAACGCAGGTGGCCGAGGAGGGAGCGCACTTGCTGGTCGATTTTCTCACCAGCGGCGCCATCCGGCATGCCGTCAACGTGGTGTCGATCGATCCGAAAAAGTTGGCCGCCATGCGGGACGATCTCGACGTGGCGTATCGACTCGGGCTGCTGCTGGCGCAACTGGACCGGACGCCGGCCAAGGCCTGCCGGCTGACGTACCGCGGCGAGGTGGCCGGCAAAGACACCAAGCTGCTCACCGCCACCGTGGCGGCCGGCCTGCTGCAGCGGTCGCTGGAAGACGAGGTCAACTTCGTCAATGCCGAAGTGCTGCTGCGCGAGCGGGGCATCGAGTTGTCGGAGCAATCGACCAGCGAGCGCGGAGCGTTCAGCTCGGTCGTCACGGCCGAATTGGTCACGCAGTCGAGCACCTATAAAGTCGCCGGCACCTTCTTCGGGCACCAAATGGCCCGGCTGGTGCAGATCGGCGATTATCGGCTCGATGCCTATCTCGACGGCATCCTGCTGGTGTTCACGCACCGCGATGTGCCCGGCATTATCGGCACAGTCGGCACGATTTTCGGCCTGCACCGGGTGAACATCGCCCAGATGGCGGTCGGCCGGGCGGAGCCGGGCGGCGACGCCATCGGCGTGTTGAACCTCGACAGCCGGCCGCCGGCCGAAGCCCTGCGCGAGGTTTCGGCCCATCCCGATATTCTGAGCGTGAGCGTGATCGAGCTGCCCGCGGCCGGCGAACTGCCGCCGTGGCTGCAAGGCTGATCCGTCACGACCGTCACGCGCCGCAAGCGTTCTGTAGAATCTCGGCTTCGCCCAGTCGTTTTCCTTTAACGGCGAAGGGTTCTCGGCCGACAGAGATTGTCGGGGGCAGCGGCGCGCTGCACCTTTGGTTGGCGGCGGCCGGGCACGTGGCTCGCACGGTGTCGCCACTGCTTCTTCGTTCGTTCCGTCTTCTTTGCATAACCATCATGGCCGACATGCAGCTTGCCGAGCGCGTCAACTCGATTTTGGAAAACAACCCTCACGTTCCGCACCGCAACCTGCGGTTTGAGACCAAAGACGGGCACATTATTCTCAAAGGGGTCGTGCGTTCGTATTATCAAAAACTGATGGCGCAGGAAGCACTGCTCAGACTGGAAGGCGTCGAGCAGGTCGAAAACCAGCTCGAAGTTCAGTTGCCCGCCTGAGCCTGGACGAGCGAGCAGGTGTAAGGTGGGACAAACGAGCTTGCGAGCGCTGGCCCACCGTGATCGAGGCATTAGGCGATAGGCGTTAGGCTTTAGGCACGATCTTCTAAGGGCGCCCTAACGCCCAACGCCTATCGCCTTCGTTGGTGGGTCGGCGATCACTCCCGGCGCACCGGGACTGGCCCCACCTTATGGCGCGGTTGCCTACGTTTGCCTGGACGAGCAGCCGACGCGAAACTACATTCGCGTTATGGATTTGTCTGCCGGGACCCTCAATCGCTCACCGATCGACCAGGCTTGCGCCGTCCCCTTGCGCCTGTGCGAGCACGGGACGGAGGTCTGCTTGATTACCTCGATGGGGCGCGGACGCTGGATCTTTCCCAAGGGGGTCGTCGATCCGGGCGAGACGCACGTCACCACGGCGCTCAAAGAGGCGCGGGAAGAGGCCGGCATCGAGGGCGAGATTTTGCAACCGGCCCTGGGCGAATACGGCGATTTCAAATGGAACGTTCCCTTGCGTGTCACCGTGTTTGCCATGTCGGTGGCGACGGCGCACGACACGTGGTTGGAGCAGGGCCTTCGCCGCCGCCGCTGGGCGCTTGTGGAAGAGGCCCATGAGCTGCTTACCGAGCCGAGTTTGCGCGAGATGCTGGCGTTGGCCCTGATGCGTCTGGGCGAAAAGTAGGGCAGCCTATTGCTATAATGGAAGCGGGCCGTTCCAGGGAGGATGTCGAGCATGCCGATTCACGATTGGAAGCGCGTCGATGCGAACCTGTTTCACCATTTTCACCAGGCGTGGACGCTGGGACGAGTTTCAGGACGAACCCTTTGCCTTGCCGCCCGAAAAGCGGTTGACGCTCGTCGCCTACGTGGCTAGCTTCCCCAAGGTGGCCTACGTCGAACCGGTGGGCATCGGCGATCCGTTGCCCTACATGCCGGCCTATCTCGACTTGGACAGCTATGTGCGCGTGCCGCTCGAATCGACCTACCGGGCGGCGTGGGAGAGTTGTCCGGAAGATATGCGCGAGTTCGTCGAGCGGGGTGGGGGATAAACCTAGCGAGCGCCGGCGTTCAGCGCCCGCATCGCTTTTGCCCGCACGCTTTCCAACGTCACCGGCGCGCCGCCCTGCCGCTTGCTCTCGTCGGCGGCTTCCATGAAGGCGAAAATCTCCAGCGTTTCCTCCGCCGACACCGGCGGCTTGCCGGTCTTGAAGAACCGGGCGATCTCCACCACCAACGGTTCATAGCCGCCGTACCCGCCGCTGGGCGCGATGCCCTTGCTGCCGAAGACCAGCGCGCCGTAGTCGGACTTACCCGACCGCAGACCGCGGAAGGTGCCGATGCGGCCGTCGCTCCAAACGCCCGTCACCAGCTCGGTGTCCTTCGTTTGAGTGCGTGCCACCGAGACGCAGCCGGTGCCCATGATGGTGAACAGCCCCTCGACGCCGTGAATGCCGTACCAGAACAAGTCGGGGTGGTGCGGTTCCAGCGAACAGGGGCCGTAGGCATCGCATCCCAGCACGTCGCCCACCTTGTCGCTGGTGCGCATGGCCTGAATCCCTGGGCTGAAACGCAACGAAGAGCTGGAAAAGCAGGGTGTGCCGCTGGCCTGGCTGAGCCGGTAGATCTCGATCGCATCGGCCAGCGATGCGGCCACCGGCTTGTCGATGAACAGCGGCTTCTTGGCGGCGAATACGGGCTTCGCCTGCTCCAGGTGCGGACGGCCGTCGACGCTCTCCAACAGCACGGCATCAACCTTGCTCAGCAGCGATTCGATGGAGTCGACGATCTCCACGCCATGTTTCTCTCGCAGCTCCTTGGTGAAACCTTGCACGCGGTCGTGGCTGGCGGGCAGGTCGGGGCTGCCACCCGGAAACGCCGCGACCACCTTCACCCCGGCAAGATCGCCTTCGTTGTTGGGCCGGTTCAGCAGGTTGGTGAAAGCGACGACGTGCGACGTGTCGAGTCCAATGATGCCGACTCGGACCATTTTTGTTTCCTCGGCGCGGGCGTGCGATGACAGAACGATCAGAATCGTGGCGGCAAGCGGCAAAATGCGTCGCATGGTTTTTCTCCTAGGTGCGGCATGATGGGCGACGCGCCGAGTGTAAACCGCGACGCGGCCGGTTGCAAATCGTCAACGGCTGTTCCCACACCCGTTGTCCCGCTATGCTGAGCGTTGAAGGTGAACAGTAACCGGAGCGACCTCGAAATGCGGACGAAGGCATGGCATCGGCATATGGCACGGCTCGTGGTTGTCGGCGCACTGGCCGGCGCGGCGTCGTCGGCAATACGGGCTGACGAAACCCCATCGGCAACAGCCGAAGACCAGCCGGCTCTGGTGCCCCTCGATCCCAAGGCGCGGGTCTGGATCGACAAGGCCCAGAAGCGCGTCGTGATGGTCGGCAAAGTCTGCCTGCGGCAAGGACAGCTCGAAATGTTCGCCTGCCCTGAAGGAACCAAGGAGCACGAATCGGTCCTTTCGGTTCCGGTCGCGGCCGAAAAGGTGCATGCGGCGCTGTTGGCGGTCGATGCCGCGCCGGGCCGTCCGGTGCAATTTCAGCCCAAGTACAGGGGCGCGACGGGCAGCATCATCGACGTCAGTCTTTACTGGACCGACGATGCGGGCAAACGCCGCAGCGCCTGGGCGCAGGACTGGGTGCAAGACTCCACCACCGGCAAAGCGCTGGACCAGCCTTGGGTGTTCGCCGGCAGCGGTTTTTGGCGCGACGAGCAGACGGGCAAAGAATCATACATGGCCAACCAGGGAGAGCTGATCTGCGTCTCGAACTTCCCTTCCGCCATGCTCGATTTGCCGATCGAAAGCTCCGACAAAGCCGGGCAGCTTCTGTTCAATGCCTTCACCGAACGCATTCCGCCCATCGACACGCCCGTGACGATCGTGCTCACGCCCAGGCCGGCGCAGGAGAAGAAAGAGTAGGGTGGGGCCAGCGAGCTTGCGAGCGCCGGCCCACCGAGATTGGTGCAGAGCCGTCGCTCACTTCGCCGTGCGTGTTCGCCGGAATAGCGGCGGCGGATCAGTCATCTACCTGGGAGCAGAATCCCTTGACTTCTTCAGGCGACGGCGCAGTTCGTCTGACGGAACGCCGCCTTCGGCCTTGTAGCGTCTTCTCGCTTTTTCGATCAAGGAAAGGAATTCTGGATTGTTGCTCAGCGCCAAAGTCTCCAAATCAAGGTTGTCCAGGCCGACGAGCGCAGCCACAGGTTGCCCGTCGAGGGTCAACACCAGAGGCTGTTTGCCCGCGCCACGCGCATGTTCGACCAGCGAGGCGGCCGCCTCAGAGATTTCAATGGTTTTCATAGCTCGATGATCTCATCGTCGACCTACGCGAGAATCTCGCGAATCACCTCGCCGCCCACGTCGGTCAGCCGGAAATTCCGGCCGTTGTACTTGTAGGTCAGCCGCGTGTGGTCGATGCCCAGCAGGTGCAGAATCGTCGCGTGCAGGTCGTTGAGGTGAACGCGGTCCACCGCCGCTTTGTAGCCGACTTCGTCCGACTCGCCGTGGCTCACGCCGCCCTTCACGCCGCCGCCGGCCAGCCAGGCCGTGAAACAGTGCGGGTTGTGGTCGCGGCCGGGCTTCTCCGAAAGCTGGGCGATCGGCAAACGGCCGAACTCGCCGCACCAGATCACCAGCGTCTCGTCCAAGAGGCCGCGCTGCGATAGGTCGGTCAGCAGCCCGGCGATCGGCTTCTCGGTCTCGCCGGCAAATTGCTCGTGGTTGCCCTTGATGTCGTTGTGCCCGTCCCAAGAACGCTGGTTCTCCATCCCGCCCGAATAAATCTGCACGAACCGCACTCCCCGCTCGATCAGCCGCCGGGCCATCAGGCACTGCCGGGCAAAATGGTCGCACTGCGGCTCGCCGATGCCGTAAAGCCGCTGAACGTGCTCCGGCTCCAAGGCCAGGTCGAGCGTTTCGGGCGCCGCCGTCTGCATGCGATACGCCAGCTCGAAGCTCTCGATGCGGGCGGTCAGTTCCGACTCGGCCGCCAGATGCTCGTGGTGGATTTCGTTGAGCTGCTTGACGAGATCGAGCTGGTTGCGCTGCGCGGCGTCGGTGAGCTGGGCCGGGCGATGCAGGTTGTCGATCGGATCGCCGGTGGGCCGCAGGTGCGTGCCTTGAAAGACGCCCGGCAGAAAGCCCGCGCTCCAATTCGCGGCCTGGCCCTTTGGCAGTCCGCGGCCTTTAGGGTCGCTCATCACCACGAAGCCGGGCAAGTCGCGGCTTTCGCTGCCCAGGCCGTAACTGACCCAGCTTCCGACGCAGGGCAGGCCCATCCGCGGCACGCCGCAGTTCATGGCGAACAGGGCGGGCGAATGGTTGTTCGACTCGGTGAAGCCCGAATGGATGAAGGCCATCTTGTCGGCGTGCCGGCCGAGATTGGGAAAGATCGACGACACCGGCTTGCCGCACTCGCCGCGGGGAGTGAACTCGAAGGGCGACTTCATCAGGTTGCCGACGGCGTTCTTGAAGAAGCCGGTGGTGTTCTTGAACTCCGGGTCGAACTCGCGGATCGACTTGCCGTCCCAGCGGGCCAGGGCCGGCTTGTAGTCCCACGTGTCGACGTGGCTGGGTCCGCCGTTGATGAACAGCCAGATCACGCGCGTGGCCTTGGCCGCGAAGTGCGGCGGCTGCGGGGCCAACGGGTTGAGCAAGCGCGTGCCGAGATCGCCGGCACGGGCTGCGCCGAGCAGGCCTTCCTCGGCCAGCAGGCCGGCCAGGCCGATCAGCCCGAAACCGCAGCCGGCACGAGAGAGAAGTTCGCGGCGAGAGATTACGTTCACGTGTGACGATTCCTGCTGGGATACCATCCATCAACCAAAGTCGATTCATTCTACCCAGCCGCACGCCGAGGCGGCTATCCCCGGCCGCCGCGCCTGAGCGGATTGCTCGTTCGAGCCTGTCCGCGTATCATGCTTCTCGTGGACTGCAAGGCTGAGCGCGTCGTGCCCCGCGATCCGCGCGGCGCGATCTATGAAATCGAGTAAACATCATTGGATCAAGACCATGAAGCTTCTGCTTTCTTTCGCGATCGCCTGTCTGTTGCTGCCCGGCTCGTCAGCCGCCGCTGCCTGGATCAACGGCGTGAAGATCAGCGAGTTCAACGGCCAGACGTGTACGGCCGCCAATTACGACCGGCAAAAGGTGGCCGACCTGCTGGGGCCGGAGGGAAGCATCGCGGTGCAGGTCCACGGCGGCAAGAGTTGGCCCAATGGCGCCAAGTGCCGCTGGAAGAACGTCAAGATCAGGCCGCTATGACTCGGTCCCCACGCACCATCGTTAAAGCCGCTGCTTCCCGTTGAGCCGATATAAACCTGCTTTTCCGCAAGGCTTTGCCTGGCCGGAAATCGCGCTTTTCATGTCCCTTTTTTCTATTCGCCCAAGTTCGCCTGGCCGTGCTTCCGATGCTAGGCTTGTCTCGGCGCAGATTGCCCATCTTACGGCGTTCGTAACCGGCGGCACGAGAATACGAGAGGAGACGGTAGCGTGGCCAAAGCGAAAAAGGCGGGAGATGTCCATCTGGACCGGCGGGCCAAAGAAAAAGAATCGGACCGGCGGACGCAGGACCGGCGCTCCGCGGAGCAACCGGTCGCGGTCGAACGCCGCCAGCTCGAACGTCGCGAAAAAGTCAGCCGCCGTCGCCAGATCGATCCGACCACGTGCGAGCGCGAGTATTCGGTCGAAGAGGTCGAGTTCATGAACGCGCTCGATCACTACAAGCGCACCAGCGGGCGCATGTTTCCCACCTGCAGCGAGGTGCTGGAGGTGCTGCGTGGTCTGGGCTACGTCAGGTCGCCGTCCGCGGCCCCGACTTGCGTCGCCGACGAACCGGCCGGCGTGGTCCTGGAACCGGTTGCCCTGTAGCGCTCTGTCAGCCGTCGATTGATTGGTTCAGGCCGAGTGTAGGGTGGGACCAGCGAGCTTGCGTGCGCCGGCCCACCACGGAGGACACCAGCCATCGGTGGGCCGGCGCTCGCAAGCTCGCTGGTCCCACCCTACGATGCATTTCGCGCCATCCCTCAATGGACGACTGACGGAGCACTAGTGCCGCGCCGTCGGCCACCGCTTCCTCGGCCCGTCGTCCTACTCGGCATTGGTTTTATTCCGCTCGCGTCACCAGCACGATTCCGGCGGCGACCGCCGCGCCGCCGACGGCCAGGCTGACGTGCATGGCATCACCGCGAAGCCAGATGCCGAAAGCCATGCCGCACAGCGGTTGCGCGAACCCGAAGACCGCAATCTGGCTGGCCCGGTGACGCCGCAGCAGGGCCGTCCAGATCAAGAAGCAGAGCCACGCCACGACGACCGATTGATAGGCCAGTCCCCAGCAAACCGCCGGCGTAAATCGCCACGCCGAATCGGACTCCAGGGTCAAACTCGTCGTAAAAAAGAGGGCCGTCGCCAGCAGGTTGCTCCAGAATAGGAGACTGGCGACGCCGACCACGGCCAAAGCCCGTTTGCTCATCACGGTGTTCACGCCGATCAATAGGCTGCTGGCGAGCACGACCGCATCGCCGAACAACGTCGCCGACTCGCCGGTCGAGGTCGTCTCTCGCCGAACGCCCGCGACGATCGCCACCAGCCCTGCGAAGGCTACCATCAGCCCCAGCAGCTTGCCCGGCGAAACGCGGTCACCGTGCAACAAGAAGTGCGCCACCAAGGCCACGAACACCGGATAGGAGCCGATCATCACCGATCCGTGGGCGCTATTCGTGTGAGCCATGCCGTAGTGGAACGAGCCGATCTGAACGAACAGCAGCAGTCCCACGGGCAGAATCGCCGTAAGCTGCCGACGATCGACACCCAGTGATGCGCCCTGCCAGAGCGCCGTGGGCGCCAGCAGGGCCGTGGCGATGGCAAACCGCAGCCCGGCGGTGGCCAACGGTGGAATGCCGTCCTGCGTGGCACGCACCGCCACGGCCAGTCCGCCCCAAAGCACGGCGCACAGCACCGCCAGGCTGGCCGCAGCGAACGTGACCGGCCGAAGATCTGTGCTCGCTTGTGTATGGGTTGACGTTTCGGCGGAATCACGTAGGGCGGGCATTGCCCACCAACTTAATGAATGCGGCGGGCGGTGCCCAGGTCCGCTGTTGATGGGGCGGGTCCGGCCGTGCGGGCAACGAAAGGATCTGTAGGGAACGGACTCCGTGCCGTTCCGCCGATCGACGGTCGTTCGGTACGCGCGGAACGGCACGGAGTCCGTTCCCTACAGAGCAAACCGGCCCCTGCGCCCGATCGAGCCTGGCGAGAGATTTGCCGCGGGCCGCACAGCGTGATATACTTGGGTCGCTGAAGCGATCCAGCACTGGCTCAAGTACCGGCCACAGGCCGGGGCGTCAGAGCAGGCAGCCAAGCTGCTTCAATCCGGCTTGCCGGAGCGCCAAACCTCCTTTGTGCGTTTCGCTTCAGCGTTTTTTATGCGCTGTGGGCAGGCAGACTTTGCCGCGGAGTCGACCGATGCCGATGCACGACTGCGTTCCGAAATTGACCGCTACGATCCCAGGTCCATCTCTTGCAGCGTGCGGGCCAGGCTGATCGAGGTCAACTCTTCGTCGCCGTTTTCAAGCAGAGCGCGCAACGATGGGTCGATCAGGTCTTCCAGCCATTGGCCGAAACGCAACGAACGGGGCCAGTCTTGATAGCGTTCGTAGGCGTTCAGGTAGACCTCCTCCACCGCGTCGTCGATCGACAACGTGTCGCCCAGGCGGGCCGCCAACGCCGGATAGCGGTTGATCCAGCGGCTCACGCGGCGGTGCATCGCCTCGTCATAAACGTCGACCGCCCGGCGAAAGGCGGCATAGTCGCCCTCGGCCGCCGCCCGTTCGAGCACATCGGGGTTGGGCACGCCGACGGGAATCACGTCGAACTGCGTCCCTTCCTCGTGCTTGGCGATCGAAGCCTTGTTGCCGAGGGCCTCGATGTAGGCGTCGAGCTTGTGGACCAGCTTATGGACGCAGCGAAGATAAGCGGGATGAACGAGCACGTCGCGGTCGCCGGTGAAAAGCGTGCGGCCGGTCAGCACCAGGCTCGTTTTCACGTGGAAATCGCCCGTGCGCGGAAAGCGGCTGACGGTCACATAAAGGTCGGAAATGGGGAACGCCTGTGCCCGCGTGCGCAACGTGCCGAGGTTATCCTCCATCTTTTTGATCTGGCGGGCCGAAAGCCTGCACTGCTTGGTGTCGAGCTGAATCCGCAATTCGTGCTTCTGGTTGACTGGCTTCATGGTTCCACTTCCTTTCGTTCAAGCAACTCACGTGGCACGCCACCAGACTTCTCGCAAAGTCTGCTCTTCTTTATATTCTACCGTAGATCGGGTATTCCCGCCTGAAGGCGCCACGCTGGAATAGCCGACCTACTATGCGGCAATCGGTGTGCCTCTGGCGTCGGTTTCGGGATTTTGCTGGAAAGTGGCCGCGAAGAATGGCACAATCAGCGCATGATCGCGCCGCAATTCTCTCTACGAACGATCCTGGCCGTCACAGCCGTGTGCGGATTCGTCTCATTGATTGGCGCGGCGGCCGTGCGTGGCACACCGTGGGCCCGCGCGATCATGCTTGCTTTGGCGGCCCTGGCGCTCATCCTGATCGTTCACGCCTTGATGTTCTTTATAATGTGGCTGTTTTCGCTGATTTTGCCCGGCCGCCGCGCGGCCGGCCAGGGCCAATCACCTTTTGCGGGCGGACCGTCGCCAGGAAGCCGATGAACAAGCCACCACGGCGTCGCACATGCTTTTTTTCGCGGTGGTGCTTCGTGGGCGCCGTCGCGGCGCTATGGATGGCCGTTGCGACCCGAAGCCAGGCGGCGTCGACCGGTACGATGACGAAAAGCTCCGCCTACGGACTGACGCTGGTGGTGTCCACGCAATGGCTCGACGGCAGCGGCTACCGTCCGGTGCAGGTCAGCGTTCTGCCCGCCGCGCCGCCCAAGGCCGATCAAACGCTGCACGTCGAGTTCAAGGCCCAGGAACGGTCGTATCCCCCTCGCCAAATCCTCGTAAGCCAGGACATTGAAATTCCGGCGGGCAGCACGCAAGTGACCGACACCCTTGCGGTTCCGCAGGAGTTCGCCTTCCAGTGGTGCGAGGTCGAGGTTTGGCTCGACGGCGTCCATAAGCCAAAGCTGACGCAAAACGCACCCGTAGGCGTAAGCGGCCTGCATTCCGAGGGGCTGCCAAATATTCTGATCGTCAGCGGCGCCTTGACCCTGGGGCCACCGGCCGGCCCGTTCACGATTGCAATGGTCGCCGATCCTGATTCCTCGGTGCTGGCCGGCATCTTTCCCGACGAGCTCGTGCAACAGCAGGGTTATGGATACGGCAGACCGGTGGCCACGACGACCCCCGCCGGCACGACGCTGGTCGCCCCGTCCCTGCCTACGCTGATCACGGTGCCCTACAACCATTTGCCGCGACGCTGGATCGAGTTCAGCAGCCTCGATATCGTCTGCTTGTCGCTCGCCGACCTGACGGCGCTGCGGGGCGCTGAGCCGGAGCGGTGGCAGGCGCTGCGCCGCTGGGCGGCGGCCGGCGGAAACCTGTTGGTGTTCGGTGTCGGTGCGAAGCTGGACCGCATTGACGAGATCAGTGACGCCCTGCAATTGCCACGCGGCGATGACACGGCGGGCGAATGGACGAAGCCCAATCCGGCTGACTTCGGCAATCGGCTGAACAGCCCTTACAGCGGCTTTGGAACCGTTGTCGTCGACGCGCCGGTGGCCGGATCGCCACCGCTTGCTTCCGAACCACCTTTCCTGTTGCATCCGTTCGGCACCGGCATGGTCGTGGCGGTTGCCGCCGACGACCTGTTCAAAGAGCCTCAACAGAATTGGGCCTGGATGCTGAACTCGCTCGGTCCCGACCGCTGGCTCTGGTATCGGCGCCACGGTTTGTCTCGGGAACGGAAAAACGCCGACTTCTGGAACTGGCTGGTCCGCGGCGTCGGGC contains:
- the serA gene encoding phosphoglycerate dehydrogenase — encoded protein: MPRVIVLDILAREGLELFAAAPGIEYEVRTGLSGDALHSALAEFDGAILRSGVKITADSLAGNRRLKAIVRAGVGTDNIDKAAATRLGIVVMNTPTGNTLSTAEHTIAMMMALSRNIASAYQSLLEGRWERNRYMGSQLADKTIGIVGLGRIGQAVAVRCRALEMRVLGYDPFVTQERARELGVEMFATVPEMLPHVDYLTVHTPLTPETRNLISAKEIELMRPGVRLINCARGGIYDEAALVEGLKGGKLGGVALDVFTQEPCTSSPLFGMPNVLCTPHLGASTEEAQTQVAEEGAHLLVDFLTSGAIRHAVNVVSIDPKKLAAMRDDLDVAYRLGLLLAQLDRTPAKACRLTYRGEVAGKDTKLLTATVAAGLLQRSLEDEVNFVNAEVLLRERGIELSEQSTSERGAFSSVVTAELVTQSSTYKVAGTFFGHQMARLVQIGDYRLDAYLDGILLVFTHRDVPGIIGTVGTIFGLHRVNIAQMAVGRAEPGGDAIGVLNLDSRPPAEALREVSAHPDILSVSVIELPAAGELPPWLQG
- a CDS encoding BON domain-containing protein; the protein is MADMQLAERVNSILENNPHVPHRNLRFETKDGHIILKGVVRSYYQKLMAQEALLRLEGVEQVENQLEVQLPA
- a CDS encoding NUDIX hydrolase; translated protein: MDLSAGTLNRSPIDQACAVPLRLCEHGTEVCLITSMGRGRWIFPKGVVDPGETHVTTALKEAREEAGIEGEILQPALGEYGDFKWNVPLRVTVFAMSVATAHDTWLEQGLRRRRWALVEEAHELLTEPSLREMLALALMRLGEK
- a CDS encoding Gfo/Idh/MocA family oxidoreductase, translating into MRRILPLAATILIVLSSHARAEETKMVRVGIIGLDTSHVVAFTNLLNRPNNEGDLAGVKVVAAFPGGSPDLPASHDRVQGFTKELREKHGVEIVDSIESLLSKVDAVLLESVDGRPHLEQAKPVFAAKKPLFIDKPVAASLADAIEIYRLSQASGTPCFSSSSLRFSPGIQAMRTSDKVGDVLGCDAYGPCSLEPHHPDLFWYGIHGVEGLFTIMGTGCVSVARTQTKDTELVTGVWSDGRIGTFRGLRSGKSDYGALVFGSKGIAPSGGYGGYEPLVVEIARFFKTGKPPVSAEETLEIFAFMEAADESKRQGGAPVTLESVRAKAMRALNAGAR
- a CDS encoding YdjY domain-containing protein, whose translation is MARLVVVGALAGAASSAIRADETPSATAEDQPALVPLDPKARVWIDKAQKRVVMVGKVCLRQGQLEMFACPEGTKEHESVLSVPVAAEKVHAALLAVDAAPGRPVQFQPKYRGATGSIIDVSLYWTDDAGKRRSAWAQDWVQDSTTGKALDQPWVFAGSGFWRDEQTGKESYMANQGELICVSNFPSAMLDLPIESSDKAGQLLFNAFTERIPPIDTPVTIVLTPRPAQEKKE
- a CDS encoding DUF1501 domain-containing protein encodes the protein MNVISRRELLSRAGCGFGLIGLAGLLAEEGLLGAARAGDLGTRLLNPLAPQPPHFAAKATRVIWLFINGGPSHVDTWDYKPALARWDGKSIREFDPEFKNTTGFFKNAVGNLMKSPFEFTPRGECGKPVSSIFPNLGRHADKMAFIHSGFTESNNHSPALFAMNCGVPRMGLPCVGSWVSYGLGSESRDLPGFVVMSDPKGRGLPKGQAANWSAGFLPGVFQGTHLRPTGDPIDNLHRPAQLTDAAQRNQLDLVKQLNEIHHEHLAAESELTARIESFELAYRMQTAAPETLDLALEPEHVQRLYGIGEPQCDHFARQCLMARRLIERGVRFVQIYSGGMENQRSWDGHNDIKGNHEQFAGETEKPIAGLLTDLSQRGLLDETLVIWCGEFGRLPIAQLSEKPGRDHNPHCFTAWLAGGGVKGGVSHGESDEVGYKAAVDRVHLNDLHATILHLLGIDHTRLTYKYNGRNFRLTDVGGEVIREILA
- a CDS encoding DMT family transporter, yielding MPALRDSAETSTHTQASTDLRPVTFAAASLAVLCAVLWGGLAVAVRATQDGIPPLATAGLRFAIATALLAPTALWQGASLGVDRRQLTAILPVGLLLFVQIGSFHYGMAHTNSAHGSVMIGSYPVFVALVAHFLLHGDRVSPGKLLGLMVAFAGLVAIVAGVRRETTSTGESATLFGDAVVLASSLLIGVNTVMSKRALAVVGVASLLFWSNLLATALFFTTSLTLESDSAWRFTPAVCWGLAYQSVVVAWLCFLIWTALLRRHRASQIAVFGFAQPLCGMAFGIWLRGDAMHVSLAVGGAAVAAGIVLVTRAE